A genome region from Brassica oleracea var. oleracea cultivar TO1000 chromosome C2, BOL, whole genome shotgun sequence includes the following:
- the LOC106323010 gene encoding ethylene-responsive transcription factor ERF118-like, with translation MVAIRKQRVTKKPKRDNSLSSDPQETQVLRKVRIIVADPYATDDSSSDEEEMIPRPRPVKRIVREINFPVHSESPSPDSTMTMSKRAGAARLAASRAKLLNKPVGVRQRKWGKWAAEIRHPILKTRRWLGTFLTLEDAHQAYKKKRREYDELLGIVDDPLPVSEGAKPEVSSSENSQCSGSSTTTSLEQDEMMKITTNDDDGVDLSEEVMFDFNFADLQIPEFLGDGGSMGGGNELGLDFDCFFTDDQLDDFGLLDDISGFEESGLSALPDFDFADVELDLAGSSFLDQTSPLNMTCPMKSFAA, from the coding sequence ATGGTAGCGATTAGGAAACAACGTGTTACGAAGAAACCAAAGAGAGATAACTCTTTATCATCCGATCCTCAAGAAACCCAAGTTTTGAGAAAAGTGAGGATCATCGTGGCCGATCCTTACGCAACTGATGATTCCTCTAGTGATGAGGAAGAGATGATCCCTAGGCCTCGTCCAGTGAAACGCATTGTCCGTGAGATCAACTTTCCAGTGCATTCCGAGAGCCCTTCACCGGATAGTACTATGACCATGAGCAAGAGAGCAGGGGCGGCTAGGTTAGCGGCTTCTCGTGCCAAGTTGCTTAACAAGCCTGTTGGTGTTAGGCAGAGGAAGTGGGGGAAGTGGGCTGCTGAGATTAGGCATCCCATCCTCAAGACGAGGAGATGGTTGGGTACTTTTCTTACTCTGGAAGACGCTCATCAAGCTTATAAAAAGAAGAGGAGAGAGTATGATGAACTTCTCGGCATCGTTGATGATCCTCTCCCTGTGTCCGAGGGTGCTAAACCTGAGGTTTCTTCGTCTGAGAACAGTCAGTGCTCAGGCTCTTCAACCACTACTTCTCTCGAGCAAGACGAGATGATGAAGATCACTACAAATGATGATGATGGTGTTGATTTGAGTGAGGAAGTGATGTTTGATTTCAACTTTGCTGATCTACAAATCCCTGAGTTCCTTGGTGACGGTGGATCAATGGGTGGTGGAAACGAGCTTGGTCTAGACTTTGATTGTTTCTTCACTGATGATCAGCTTGATGATTTTGGTTTGCTGGATGACATTAGCGGATTTGAAGAAAGCGGTCTGAGTGCGTTACCGGATTTCGACTTTGCTGATGTTGAGCTTGATCTAGCTGGCTCGAGTTTCCTCGATCAAACCTCGCCTCTCAACATGACTTGCCCCATGAAAAGTTTTGCTGCTTAA
- the LOC106323583 gene encoding uncharacterized protein LOC106323583 translates to MDKALMAMSLEDDDDVPFIMPNLPEFSSTERNKRSLIGRLLNLDYQKMEEFIFQMPRKWQKQGRVRGIALSQERFQFIFDNEHDLVEVLEKGLGVGKVKSKQEAPTDVPISLLIVLRNLGGFNLMWLEELLFGSQV, encoded by the exons ATGGATAAGGCCTTGATGGCCATGTCTCTTGAAGATGATGATGATGTGCCCTTTATTATGCCAAATCTTCCTGAGTTTAGTTCGACTGAAAGGAATAAAAGAAGTTTAATTGGGCGTCTGCTCAATTTAGACTACCAGAAAATGGAGGAGTTTATCTTTCAGATGCCTCGTAAATGGCAGAAACAAGGCCGTGTTAGAGGTATTGCTCTTTCTCAGGAAAGATTTCAGTTTATCTTCGATAATGAACATGATCTGGTGGAAGTCTTAGAAAAAG GTTTGGGTGTTGGAAAAGTAAAGTCGAAACAAGAAGCTCCAACAGATGTGCCTATCTCATTGCTGATAGTGCTTCGAAATCTAGGTGGTTTCAATCTTATGTGGCTAGAGGAGCTCCTTTTTGGATCTCAAGTCTAG
- the LOC106327168 gene encoding alpha-xylosidase 1-like yields the protein MDSPKTVFSCLSLLVALILCFAPTQSSNTIGKGYRLISIEESPDGGFIGYLQVKQKNKIYGSDITTLRLYVKHETDNRLRVHITDAKKQRWEVPYNLLPRDQPPPIGKAIGKSRKTPITVQEISGSELTFSYTTDPFSFAVKRRSNGQTLFNTSSSSNSGFGEMVFKDQYLEISTSLPKDASLYGLGENSQANGIKLVPNEPYTLYTEDVSAINLNTDLYGSHPVYMDLRNVGGKPYAHAVLLLNSNGMDVFYRGTSLTYKVIGGVFDFYFVAGPSPLDVVDQYTSLIGRPAPMPYWSLGFHQCRWGYRNLSVIEDVVDSYQKAKIPLDVIWNDDDHMDAKKDFTLSPISYPRAKLLNFLDKIHKMGMKYVVINDPGIGVNSSYGVYQRGMANDVFIKYEGKPFLAQVWPGAVHFPDFLNPKTVAWWGEEIRRFHELVPIDGLWIDMNEVSNFCSGLCTIPKGKKCPTGEGPGWICCLDCKNITKTRWDEPPYNINATGVQAPIGFKTIATSALHYNGVREYDAHSIYGFSETVATHKGLLSIEGKRPFILSRSTFVGSGKYAAHWTGDNQGTWQSLQVSISTMLNFGIFGVPMVGADICGFYPQPTEELCNRWIEVGAFYPFSRDHANYYSPRQELYQWATVAESARNALGMRYKILPYLYTLNYEAHMTGAPIARPLFFSFPEYTECYGSSRQFLLGSSLMISPVLEQGKTEVEALFPPGSWYHMFDMTQAVVSTSGKRVTLPAPLNFVNVHLYQNTILPMQQGGLISKEARTTPFNLVITFPAGASEGYATGKLYLDEDELPEMKLGNGQSTYVDFYASVGNGTVKMWSQVKEGKFALSKGWVIEKVSVLGLRGAGQASEIEINGSPVANEGKKIEVSSKEHTYVVGLEEEGENKSVMVEVKGLEILVGKDFNMSWKMGISGAN from the exons ATGGATTCTCCAAAAACAGTTTTTTCATGTCTGTCCCTTCTCGTGGCTCTAATCCTCTGCTTCGCACCCACCCAGTCCTCCAACACCATCGGCAAAGGCTACCGTTTGATCTCAATCGAAGAGTCTCCAGACGGTGGTTTCATCGGCTATCTCCAAGTCAAACAGAAGAACAAAATCTACGGCTCAGACATCACCACCCTCCGTCTCTACGTCAA GCACGAGACTGATAATCGCCTCCGTGTCCACATCACAGACGCCAAGAAACAACGATGGGAGGTTCCGTACAACCTCCTCCCTCGAGACCAGCCCCCGCCGATCGGAAAAGCCATCGGAAAATCAAGAAAGACTCCGATAACAGTCCAAGAGATCTCCGGCTCCGAGCTGACCTTCAGCTACACCACAGACCCATTCAGCTTCGCCGTGAAACGCAGATCCAACGGCCAAACACTCTTCAACACAAGCTCAAGCTCAAACTCAGGCTTTGGTGAGATGGTGTTCAAGGACCAGTACCTCGAGATCTCGACTTCGTTACCCAAAGATGCATCACTTTACGGTCTAGGCGAAAACTCGCAAGCCAACGGGATCAAGCTTGTTCCTAACGAGCCGTACACGCTCTACACGGAGGATGTGTCGGCGATTAATTTAAATACCGATCTGTACGGTTCGCATCCGGTTTATATGGACCTGAGGAATGTTGGAGGTAAACCGTATGCTCACGCGGTTCTGCTCCTGAACAGTAACGGTATGGATGTGTTCTATAGAGGAACGTCTTTGACTTACAAAGTTATTGGAGGAGTTTTTGATTTCTACTTCGTCGCTGGACCTTCGCCTCTTGATGTCGTTGATCAGTACACTTCCTTAATCGGACGGCCTGCTCCTATGCCGTACTGGTCTCTAG GATTTCACCAATGTAGATGGGGATACCGTAACTTATCAGTTATCGAAGACGTGGTCGACAGTTACCAAAAGGCTAAGATCCCTCTTGATGTGATTTGGAACGATGATGACCACATGGATGCCAAAAAAGACTTTACGTTGAGTCCCATTAGCTACCCTCGTGCCAAGCTACTGAACTTCTTAGACAAAATCCACAAGATGGGCATGAAGTATGTCGTCATCAACGACCCCGGTATTGGTGTCAACTCTAGCTACGGTGTGTACCAACGAGGTATGGCGAATGACGTGTTCATCAAGTATGAAGGAAAGCCTTTCTTGGCCCAAGTATGGCCCGGCGCGGTCCACTTTCCTGATTTCCTCAACCCCAAGACTGTTGCTTGGTGGGGTGAAGAAATCCGCCGCTTCCATGAACTAGTCCCTATAGATGGTCTATGGATCGACATGAACGAGGTTTCGAACTTTTGCTCTGGATTGTGCACAATCCCTAAAGGGAAGAAGTGTCCAACTGGGGAAGGACCTGGTTGGATCTGTTGCTTGGACTGCAAGAATATAACCAAGACGAGATGGGATGAACCTCCTTACAACATCAACGCTACTGGAGTTCAAGCTCCCATCGGTTTCAAGACGATTGCAACAAGTGCTTTACATTACAACGGTGTAAGAGAGTATGACGCTCATAGTATCTACGGATTCTCCGAGACCGTTGCCACACACAAGGGTTTACTCTCTATCGAAGGGAAGCGTCCTTTCATTTTGTCCCGGTCTACTTTTGTTGGTTCGGGTAAATACGCTGCTCACTGGACCGGAGATAACCAAGGAACGTGGCAGAGCTTGCAAGTGTCTATCTCAACGATGTTGAACTTCGGAATCTTCGGTGTTCCTATGGTTGGTGCAGACATTTGTGGATTCTACCCTCAACCAACGGAGGAGCTCTGTAACCGTTGGATCGAAGTGGGAGCGTTCTACCCGTTTTCGAGGGATCACGCTAACTACTACTCTCCAAGACAAGAGCTTTACCAATGGGCCACGGTTGCTGAGTCAGCTCGTAACGCTCTTGGTATGAGATACAAGATCCTCCCTTACCTCTACACGCTTAACTACGAAGCTCACATGACGGGTGCACCAATCGCAAGACCGCTCTTCTTCTCGTTCCCTGAGTACACCGAGTGTTACGGCTCGAGCCGACAGTTCTTGCTTGGAAGCAGCTTAATGATATCTCCGGTTCTCGAACAAGGCAAAACCGAAGTAGAAGCTCTGTTCCCACCAGGTTCTTGGTACCACATGTTCGACATGACACAAGCCGTTGTGTCCACGAGCGGGAAGCGCGTGACTCTCCCGGCTCCGTTGAACTTCGTGAACGTTCATCTTTACCAGAACACCATATTGCCGATGCAACAAGGAGGGTTGATCTCGAAAGAAGCTAGAACGACACCGTTTAATCTCGTCATTACGTTCCCGGCTGGAGCTTCTGAGGGATACGCGACGGGTAAGCTCTACCTAGACGAGGACGAGCTTCCGGAGATGAAGCTAGGAAACGGACAGTCCACGTACGTTGACTTCTACGCTTCGGTCGGAAACGGAACTGTGAAGATGTGGTCACAAGTGAAGGAAGGGAAGTTTGCGTTGAGCAAAGGATGGGTGATTGAGAAAGTTAGTGTTTTGGGACTTAGAGGAGCAGGACAAGCTTCTGAGATTGAGATCAATGGAAGTCCGGTCGCGAACGAGGGGAAGAAGATTGAGGTAAGCTCAAAGGAGCATACGTATGTGGTTGGGTTGGAAGAGGAAGGAGAGAACAAGAGTGTGATGGTTGAAGTTAAGGGACTTGAGATTCTAGTGGGTAAGGACTTTAACATGTCCTGGAAAATGGGTATTAGCGGTGCAAATTAA